In Haloarchaeobius litoreus, the following are encoded in one genomic region:
- a CDS encoding ABC transporter ATP-binding protein, with the protein MSDSQATSAAQDVILYDDSLLSVRDLDAGYGDLQILTDVDLDVNDEEYVTIVGPNGAGKSTVMKSVFGLTSHMGGTVKFGDKDITAMRPEDIIHLGLGYVPQNDNVFSSLSVRENLEMGAYILDEVPQDALNEVFDRFPILEERQTQKAGTLSGGQQQMLAMGRALMLDPDLLLLDEPSAGLAPDLVADMFDRIDAINDAGTAVLMVEQNAKEALRRCDRGYVLVDGKNRYEDEGTTLLNDPQVRQDFLGG; encoded by the coding sequence ATGAGCGACTCCCAGGCGACGAGTGCGGCCCAGGACGTCATCCTCTACGACGACAGCCTGCTCTCGGTACGGGACCTGGACGCCGGCTACGGCGACCTGCAGATCCTGACCGACGTGGACCTCGACGTCAACGACGAGGAGTACGTCACCATCGTCGGCCCGAACGGGGCCGGCAAGTCGACGGTCATGAAGTCGGTCTTCGGACTGACGAGCCACATGGGCGGGACAGTGAAGTTCGGCGACAAGGATATCACGGCGATGCGCCCCGAGGACATCATCCACCTCGGTCTCGGCTACGTCCCGCAGAACGACAACGTGTTCAGCTCGTTGTCGGTCCGGGAGAACCTCGAGATGGGTGCGTACATCCTCGACGAGGTGCCACAGGACGCGCTGAACGAGGTGTTCGATCGCTTCCCCATCCTGGAGGAGCGACAGACGCAGAAGGCCGGGACGCTCTCGGGTGGGCAACAGCAGATGCTCGCGATGGGTCGGGCGCTGATGCTCGACCCCGACCTGCTGTTGCTCGACGAGCCCTCCGCCGGGCTCGCGCCAGACCTCGTCGCGGACATGTTCGACCGTATCGACGCCATCAACGACGCCGGCACGGCCGTGCTGATGGTCGAGCAGAATGCCAAGGAGGCACTCCGGCGCTGTGACCGCGGCTACGTGCTCGTCGACGGGAAGAACCGCTACGAGGACGAGGGGACGACTCTGCTGAACGATCCGCAGGTCCGTCAGGACTTCCTCGGCGGGTAA